The following coding sequences lie in one Danio rerio strain Tuebingen ecotype United States chromosome 3, GRCz12tu, whole genome shotgun sequence genomic window:
- the zgc:174624 gene encoding uncharacterized protein LOC100151757 (The RefSeq protein has 6 substitutions compared to this genomic sequence): MSDPEPCRIKHEDTEQQIDLIEENEATKEEEHHVKIEDKTHLQADGILKGRDKNCFTCTQCGKSFRQSSSLNRHAKIHTGENLYTCTQCEKSFSQSSALTLHMRSHTGEKPYTCAQCGKSFSQLSALNKHNKIHTGEKPFTCTQCGKSFSQSSSLNVHMRIHSGEKPFTCTLCGTSFNQISALNKHKKIHTGEKPHACTQCGKRFSQSSNLNQHMRIHTGEKPFTCTQCGKSFSHSSSLKLHMMIHTGEKSFTCTQCGMSFSQSPSLYRHLKTHTGEKPFICTQCGKSFSQSAHLNLHMKTHTGEKPFTCTQCGKSFNQSSDLNKHMIIHTGEKPLICTQCGKSFSCSSNLNKHMRIHTGEKPYTCSQCGKSFSQSSTLNQHMKSHAGVGVYAS, translated from the coding sequence acctaattgaagagaatgaggcgACTAAAGAGGAGGAACaccatgtcaaaattgaggacaaaACTCAATTACAagctgatggtattttgaaaaggagagacaagaatcgtttcacctgcactcagtgtggaaagagtttcagacaatcatcatcccttaatagaCACgcgaagatccacactggagagaatcTATACACTTGCACCcagtgtgagaagagtttcagccaatcatcagcCCTTACTCTACACATGaggagccacactggagagaaaccctacACATGTgctcaatgtgggaagagtttcagccaattatcagcccttaataaacacaataaaatccacactggagagaaaccattcacttgcactcagtgtggaaagagctttagCCAATCATCGTCACTTAAtgtacacatgaggatccactctggagagaaaccattcacatgcactcagtgtgggacgagtttcaaccaaatatcagcccttaataaacacaaaaaaatccacactggagagaaaccacacGCATGCACTCAGTGCGGGAAGAgattcagccaatcatcaaaccttaatcagcacatgaggatccacactggagagaaaccattcacgtgcactcagtgtgggaagagtttcagccactcGTCATCCCTTAAactacacatgatgatccacactggagagaaatcaTTTACATGCACCCAGTGCGGGATgagtttcagccaatcaccaTCCCTTTATAGACACCtaaagacccacactggagagaaaccattcatatgcactcagtgtggaaagagtttcagccagtCAGcacaccttaatctacacatgaagatccacactggagagaagccattcacatgcactcagtgtgggaagagtttcaaccaatcatcagaccttaataaacacatgattattcacactggagagaaaccattaatATGTacacagtgtgggaagagtttcagctgctcatcaaaccttaataaacacatgaggatccacactggagagaaaccgtacacatgctctcagtgtgggaagagtttcagccaatcatcaacccttaatcaacacatgaagaGCCACACTGGTGTGGGAGTCTATGCGTCTTGA